In a genomic window of Equus quagga isolate Etosha38 unplaced genomic scaffold, UCLA_HA_Equagga_1.0 68600_RagTag, whole genome shotgun sequence:
- the LOC124234058 gene encoding doublesex- and mab-3-related transcription factor C1-like, with protein MDPNEMPAVHCCPSDSTKGLGTGFPWGIKLVRRRAIILCARCHNHGITDQIKDHEHFCLFQTCKCHKCVRFSQHCTVSPAESALKREQRVHLKRHLAQGLIRSGAAPPKAHRRVEKLAIQGGVPTGKENIMPQLEAHPCATFEEASSQGTLLIGQAPEFLSLSWTPAPLKKQLTISLSREPHRLPTLPSTHSTLILQVCATLDSILPQPQIPKASDRDLGPASSEWQRKLEAAEALLTLRYSSQAPSGSISLLQPCAAPAPAGDRGLQPPSPSLRPRLVSSISLPIGHLGCISLLK; from the exons ATGGATCCCAATGAAATGCCTGCTGTGCACTGCTGCCCCTCTGACTCCACCAAAGGGCTTGGGACTGGATTCCCGTGGGGGATTAAACTTGTTCGCAGAAGAGCTATAATTCTCTGTGCCCGCTGCCACAACCATGGCATCACTGACCAAATCAAGGACCATGAGCACTTCTGCCTCTTCCAGACCTGCAAGTGTCACAAGTGTGTCCGCTTCTC GCAACACTGCACGGTCTCGCCTGCTGAGAGTGCCTTGAAGAGGGAGCAGAGGGTACACCTAAAGAGGCACCTGGCTCAAGGACTGATAAGGAGTGGGGCCGCCCCTCCCAAAGCTCACCGCCGTGTCGAGAAGTTGGCCATCCAAGGAGGAGTCCCCA CTGGGAAAGAGAACATCATGCCTCAGCTTGAGGCCCACCCCTGTGCAACCTTCGAGGAG GCAAGCTCCCAAGGGACTCTGCTGATTGGTCAGGCCCCAGAATTTTTGTCTCTATCCTGGACTCCAGCACCCTTGAAGAAGCAACTAACAATTTCACTTTCCAGGGAGCCCCACAGGCTCCCTACTCTGCCCAGCAC ACACTCAACTCTGATCCTCCAGGTCTGTGCCACCCTTGACTCCATTCTACCGCAACCACAGAT ACCCAAAGCTTCTGACCGGGACCTGGGTCCTGCCTCCTCAGAGTGGCAGCGGAAGCTGGAGGCGGCCGAGGCTCTGCTGACTCTCAGATACTCTTCCCAGGCCCCTTCTGGCTCCATCTCCCTGCTGCAGCCCTGTGCTGCACCAG CTCCCGCTGGAGATCGAGGACTCCAGCCTCCTAGCCCCTCTCTCAGACCCAGGCTGGTCAGCTCCATTTCTCTGCCTATTGGACATCTGGGGTGCATCTCCCTCTTGAAGTag